A window of the Paenibacillus woosongensis genome harbors these coding sequences:
- a CDS encoding ABC transporter ATP-binding protein: MATILSFIKKYRIAAMSAICMMLIELFVELIQPLLISRIIDDGISKQDLSVVWLWGGVLVVSALLAFAAGLASSFFASHASQGFGYDLRDKLYDKVQSFSYAVFSRFPTSSLITRLTGDITQLQEMVFMSLRFATRVPLVVTGSVIMALVVNVKLGLLLTVTAPVLAVFIMWMMKKTSLLFRAVQQRMDTVNGVIQENLTGMRLIRVFVRVAHEMKRFEQRSRELMQGTVSALRLTETTMPLMLLMMNGGIIAILWFGRLDIASGLATTGEVVAVLNYSLRTIGALSALSWIISSYSRAAASGQRVVEVLRTEEEEGSAVAEAMVTDKAGHAREDREAHGARRPSQQAGAADKNLLPIQGEVQFDEVSFSYPASDIRVLQEISFEAKPGQRIAIMGATGSGKSSLVQLIPRLHEATGGTIRIDGRDIRQMEPEQLRGAIGYVPQEVMLFSGSVRDNIAWGREDASMEQIVKAAKQAQIHETIKRLPHGYDTMLGQRGVNLSGGQKQRLSIARALVRRPAILILDDSTSALDVRTEAALLEELTRLSCTTFLITQKISSTTSADLIMLLDEGRLIAKGSHEELMAESSLYRRIYESQYGEASQHAQNLR; encoded by the coding sequence TGCCGCCATGTCGGCAATTTGCATGATGCTGATCGAGCTGTTTGTGGAGCTGATCCAGCCGCTGCTCATCTCCCGCATTATCGATGACGGGATCAGCAAGCAGGATCTGTCCGTCGTCTGGCTGTGGGGAGGCGTGCTCGTCGTGAGCGCGCTCCTTGCTTTTGCGGCGGGGTTGGCCAGCTCCTTCTTTGCATCCCATGCCAGCCAGGGGTTTGGATATGATCTGCGCGACAAGCTGTATGACAAAGTTCAGTCCTTCTCGTATGCGGTGTTCAGCAGATTCCCGACTTCATCGCTCATTACGCGACTGACCGGGGATATTACACAGCTGCAGGAAATGGTGTTCATGAGCCTGCGCTTTGCGACGCGTGTCCCGCTGGTCGTGACGGGGAGCGTCATTATGGCTCTGGTCGTAAATGTAAAGCTGGGCCTGTTGCTGACGGTAACGGCGCCGGTGCTGGCGGTCTTCATTATGTGGATGATGAAAAAGACATCCCTTCTCTTTCGCGCCGTGCAGCAGCGGATGGATACGGTGAACGGGGTCATTCAGGAGAATCTGACCGGCATGCGGCTGATCCGCGTGTTCGTTCGCGTCGCTCATGAAATGAAGCGGTTCGAGCAGCGGAGCCGTGAGCTGATGCAGGGCACCGTCTCTGCCCTACGGCTGACGGAGACGACAATGCCGCTCATGCTGCTGATGATGAACGGCGGCATTATTGCGATCCTGTGGTTCGGCCGCTTGGATATTGCATCGGGACTGGCCACGACGGGCGAGGTGGTGGCCGTGCTGAACTACTCGCTGCGCACGATCGGGGCGTTGTCCGCGCTGTCCTGGATCATCAGCTCGTATTCACGGGCGGCTGCTTCCGGCCAGCGGGTCGTGGAGGTGCTCCGCACGGAGGAGGAGGAAGGATCGGCCGTAGCCGAAGCTATGGTGACAGACAAGGCTGGACATGCCCGTGAAGATCGTGAAGCTCATGGGGCACGGAGACCCTCCCAGCAGGCTGGTGCTGCCGATAAGAATCTCCTTCCGATCCAGGGCGAGGTGCAGTTTGACGAGGTGAGCTTCAGCTACCCGGCCAGCGATATTCGGGTGCTGCAGGAGATCTCTTTTGAAGCCAAGCCTGGGCAGCGGATCGCGATCATGGGCGCGACTGGATCGGGCAAGTCCTCACTCGTTCAACTGATTCCCCGCCTGCATGAGGCGACGGGAGGAACGATCCGCATTGACGGCCGCGACATCCGGCAGATGGAGCCGGAGCAGCTGCGCGGGGCAATCGGCTACGTTCCACAGGAGGTCATGCTGTTCTCGGGCTCGGTACGGGACAATATCGCCTGGGGCCGCGAGGATGCGAGCATGGAGCAAATCGTGAAGGCGGCCAAGCAGGCACAGATTCACGAGACGATCAAGCGGCTGCCCCATGGATACGACACAATGCTCGGGCAGCGCGGCGTGAATTTGTCCGGCGGGCAGAAGCAGCGGCTGTCGATCGCCCGGGCGCTGGTGCGCCGGCCTGCGATCCTTATTCTGGACGATAGCACGAGCGCGCTGGACGTAAGGACAGAGGCGGCTTTACTGGAGGAGCTGACGCGGTTATCCTGCACTACTTTTCTTATTACGCAAAAAATCAGCTCCACCACGTCGGCTGACCTCATTATGCTGCTCGATGAGGGGCGTCTTATCGCCAAGGGCAGCCATGAGGAATTAATGGCCGAATCTTCGCTGTATCGGCGGATTTACGAATCTCAGTACGGGGAGGCGTCGCAGCATGCTCAAAACCTTCGTTGA
- a CDS encoding ABC transporter ATP-binding protein produces the protein MLKTFVEPFRHPYPKLDVNTAGSAAGRKPKAKAKNWSGTLGRIWQYLARRKAKLALVLLMVVASSGLALLGPYLIGVAVDDFLAGGGGAPWVLFLTGLGGVYVGFSLSSWLQNIWMIEIAQETVYRMRIDLFRQLHRLPIPFFGTRQQGEIMSRLTNDIDNVSSTLNSSAIQIFSSVLTLIGTLAVMLYLSPLLTLLTFMIVPLMMLGMRWITRRTGPLYKERQKNLGELNGYIEETLSGQRIIKAFSQEERVMREFRERNDAIRQSGFWAQTISGFIPKLMNALNNLGFALVAGVGGILAIRGAITVGVIIVFVEYSRQFTRPLNDLANQWNTLLSAIAGAERVFEVMDEEVEERDEGAAVTLQQVEGAVRFADVSFSYEEGGDTLEGISFEAKPGEMIALVGPTGAGKTTLIQLLSRFYNPSKGIITVDGRDITSIRRESLRSHMAFVLQDSFLFKGTIRENIRFGRLDATDEEVEEASRLANAHSFIMRLQDGYDKMLDADGSGISQGQRQLLAIARAILANPSILVLDEATSSIDTVTELKIQEGLQRLMKGRTSFVIAHRLNTIRQADKILVLKDGRLIEQGSHGELLQQEGFYSELYHGTLQGEDV, from the coding sequence ATGCTCAAAACCTTCGTTGAACCGTTCCGGCATCCTTATCCGAAGCTGGATGTTAACACCGCGGGTTCTGCCGCGGGGCGCAAGCCAAAGGCCAAGGCCAAGAACTGGTCGGGGACGCTGGGGCGCATCTGGCAGTATCTGGCCCGGCGCAAGGCGAAGCTGGCGCTCGTCCTGCTGATGGTGGTGGCCAGCTCGGGGCTGGCGCTGCTGGGACCGTATTTGATCGGCGTTGCCGTGGATGATTTCCTCGCAGGGGGTGGGGGAGCGCCGTGGGTGTTATTTTTAACAGGACTAGGGGGTGTGTATGTTGGATTCTCGCTGAGCTCCTGGCTGCAAAACATTTGGATGATCGAGATCGCCCAGGAGACGGTGTACCGCATGCGGATCGATCTGTTCCGCCAGCTTCACCGGCTGCCCATTCCGTTCTTTGGAACCAGGCAGCAGGGCGAGATTATGAGCCGGTTGACGAATGATATCGACAATGTCAGCTCGACGCTGAACAGCTCGGCGATTCAGATTTTCTCCAGTGTGCTGACGCTGATCGGGACGCTGGCGGTCATGCTGTATCTCAGCCCGCTGCTGACGCTGCTGACGTTCATGATCGTGCCGCTGATGATGCTTGGGATGCGCTGGATTACGCGGCGGACGGGTCCGCTCTATAAGGAGCGCCAGAAAAATCTGGGCGAGCTGAACGGTTATATCGAGGAGACGCTGTCCGGGCAGCGGATCATCAAGGCCTTCTCGCAGGAGGAGCGGGTGATGCGTGAATTCAGGGAGCGGAACGATGCGATCCGGCAATCGGGATTTTGGGCGCAGACGATTTCGGGTTTTATTCCGAAGCTGATGAACGCGCTGAATAATCTGGGTTTTGCGCTGGTCGCCGGGGTCGGCGGCATTCTGGCGATCCGCGGGGCGATTACCGTAGGTGTGATCATCGTCTTCGTGGAGTATTCGCGGCAGTTCACCCGGCCGCTGAACGATTTGGCGAACCAGTGGAATACGCTGCTGTCGGCCATTGCGGGGGCGGAGCGGGTGTTCGAGGTGATGGACGAAGAGGTCGAGGAGCGGGACGAAGGAGCGGCGGTCACGCTGCAGCAGGTGGAGGGCGCTGTCCGGTTCGCGGACGTATCGTTCTCTTATGAAGAGGGCGGCGATACACTGGAGGGCATCAGCTTCGAGGCGAAGCCGGGGGAGATGATCGCCTTGGTGGGCCCTACGGGAGCGGGAAAAACGACGCTGATCCAACTGCTGTCCCGTTTCTACAATCCGTCTAAAGGGATCATTACGGTCGATGGAAGGGATATTACGTCGATCCGGCGGGAGAGTCTGCGTTCCCATATGGCGTTCGTGCTGCAGGATTCCTTCCTGTTTAAGGGGACGATCCGGGAAAATATCCGCTTTGGGCGGCTCGATGCGACCGATGAGGAGGTAGAGGAGGCATCGCGCCTGGCGAATGCGCATTCCTTCATTATGCGTCTGCAGGACGGCTACGATAAAATGCTCGATGCGGACGGCAGCGGCATCAGCCAGGGCCAGCGGCAGCTGCTGGCGATCGCGCGGGCAATCCTCGCCAATCCGTCGATCCTCGTGCTGGACGAAGCGACCAGCAGCATCGACACGGTGACCGAGCTCAAAATCCAGGAGGGCCTGCAGCGGCTGATGAAGGGCAGAACAAGCTTCGTCATCGCCCACCGGCTCAATACGATCCGTCAGGCCGATAAAATCCTCGTGCTGAAGGACGGCCGGCTGATCGAGCAGGGCTCTCACGGGGAGCTGCTTCAGCAGGAGGGCTTTTACAGTGAACTGTATCATGGGACTCTGCAAGGAGAGGACGTGTAG